A genomic window from Diospyros lotus cultivar Yz01 chromosome 2, ASM1463336v1, whole genome shotgun sequence includes:
- the LOC127794964 gene encoding protein BONZAI 2-like isoform X4: MVVAYTKGKDGSLQELGRTEVVLNSLNPKWIRKYTVTYHFEVVQYLLFRVYDVDSHFHNIDVQMLKLDEQQFLGEATCTLSEIVTKSNRSLTLDLVQKDELIRLNRTRNFGTLTIYAEESVSSKTTAELILRCSDLELRDLFSRSDPFLVISKTGENGVSIPISKTEVLKNDLNPVWKPLFLNIQQAGSKDSPLTIECFNFNSNGKHDLIGKVQKSLADLEKLHSVGQGEHLFLSTFVGHNHEDKVLKSRIFVDQFRESVQHTFLDYLSGGCQLNFMVAIDFTASNGNPRLPDSLHYNDPSGRPNAYQRAILEVGEVLQFYDSDKRFPAWGFGARPIDGPVSHCFNLNGSSNYCEVEGIQGIMMAYTSALYNVSLAGPTLFGPVISTAAQIAGQSLADNQQKYFVLLIITDGVITDLQETKDALVKASDLPLSILIVGVGGADFKEMEILDADKGERLESSTGRVASRDIVQFVPLRDVMTGGEISVVQSLLAELPSQFLTYMRSRGIRPNI, from the exons ATGGTAGTTGCTTACACAAAAGGAAAAGATGGTTCACTTCAAGAGCTTGGCCGCACCGAAGTTGTGTTAAATTCGTTGAATCCCAAGTGGATCAGAAAATATACTGTTACCTATCATTTTGAGGTCGTGCAGTATTTGTT GTTTCGTGTGTATGACGTTGACAGTCACTTTCACAACATAGATGTCCAG ATGCTCAAGCTGGATGAGCAGCAATTTCTTGGTGAAGCTACTTGTACATTGTCTGAG ATAGTTACCAAATCAAACAGGTCATTGACCTTAGATCTTGTACAAAAAGATGAACTTATTCGACTAAATCGTACCAGAAATTTTGGAACACTCACCATTTATGCTGAGGAGTCTGTGAGCTCCAAGACCACAGCAGAGTTGATTTTGAGGTGTTCAGATTTGGAATTGAGGGATCTGTTCTCAAGAAGT GACCCTTTTCTAGTAATATCAAAAACTGGGGAGAATGGGGTCTCTATTCCAATTAGCAAAACAGAGGTTCTGAAAAATGACCTCAATCCAGTGTGGAAACCGTTGTTTCTGAATATTCAACAGGCTGGAAGCAAG GACAGTCCGTTAACTATAGAGTGTTTTAACTTCAACAGCAACGGGAAACACGACTTAATTGG GAAAGTCCAGAAATCACTAGCAGATCTGGAAAAGCTCCATTCCGTTGGGCAGGGGGAGCACTTATTCTTATCAACTTTTGTTGGACATAATCATGAAGACAAG GTATTAAAGAGTCGGATATTTGTGGACCAGTTTCGTGAAAGTGTGCAACACACGTTCCTGGATTACTTGTCTGGTGGATGCCAATTGAATTTCATGGTTGCAATTGATTTTACAG CTTCAAATGGGAATCCCCGCCTGCCTGATTCCCTGCATTACAATGACCCTTCTGGACGGCCAAATGCATATCAGAGA GCAATCTTAGAGGTTGGAGAGGTGTTGCAGTTCTATGATTCAGACAAACGCTTTCCTGCTTGGGGTTTTGGAGCCCGGCCAATTGATGGTCCAGTCTCTCACTGTTTTAACTTAAATGGAAGCAGCAATTACTGTGAG GTCGAAGGAATTCAAGGAATTATGATGGCATATACAAGTGCTCTTTATAATGTTTCACTTGCTGGGCCAACTCTTTTTGGTCCTGTGATTAGCACTGCTGCACAGATAGCTGGCCAGTCTCTTGCAGACAATCAACAAAAGTACTTTGTTTTATTGATAATCACG GATGGAGTTATAACTGATCTTCAAGAAACAAAAGATGCACTTGTGAAGGCGTCAGATCTACCATTATCTATCCTTATTGTTGGGGTTGGGGGCGCAGACTTCAAAGAGATGGAG ATTCTAGATGCAGATAAAGGTGAAAGACTTGAAAGTTCAACTGGACGGGTTGCATCACGCGATATTGTCCAGTTCGTTCCATTGCGAGATGTGATGA CAGGTGGAGAGATCTCTGTTGTTCAATCACTTCTAGCAGAATTGCCTTCCCAATTTCTAACCTACATGCGAAGCAGAGGTATTCGGCCGAATATCTGA
- the LOC127794964 gene encoding protein BONZAI 2-like isoform X3, producing MGNCCSDVAGGRAAVGGAAAGNTGDGHNDAVNHFLTLRGYRGLFSQIELSLAASNLRDRDVLSRSDPMVVAYTKGKDGSLQELGRTEVVLNSLNPKWIRKYTVTYHFEVVQYLLFRVYDVDSHFHNIDVQIVTKSNRSLTLDLVQKDELIRLNRTRNFGTLTIYAEESVSSKTTAELILRCSDLELRDLFSRSDPFLVISKTGENGVSIPISKTEVLKNDLNPVWKPLFLNIQQAGSKDSPLTIECFNFNSNGKHDLIGKVQKSLADLEKLHSVGQGEHLFLSTFVGHNHEDKVLKSRIFVDQFRESVQHTFLDYLSGGCQLNFMVAIDFTASNGNPRLPDSLHYNDPSGRPNAYQRAILEVGEVLQFYDSDKRFPAWGFGARPIDGPVSHCFNLNGSSNYCEVEGIQGIMMAYTSALYNVSLAGPTLFGPVISTAAQIAGQSLADNQQKYFVLLIITDGVITDLQETKDALVKASDLPLSILIVGVGGADFKEMEILDADKGERLESSTGRVASRDIVQFVPLRDVMTGGEISVVQSLLAELPSQFLTYMRSRGIRPNI from the exons ATGGGCAATTGCTGCTCCGACGTCGCCGGCGGACGGGCGGCCGTTGGCGGTGCCGCCGCTGGTAATACAGGCGACGGCCACAACGATGCCGTCAATCACTTCCTTACTCTTCGCGGCTACCGCGGCCTCTTTTCTCAGATCGAG TTATCATTGGCTGCTTCAAACTTGCGTGACAGGGATGTGCTTTCAAGG agTGATCCTATGGTAGTTGCTTACACAAAAGGAAAAGATGGTTCACTTCAAGAGCTTGGCCGCACCGAAGTTGTGTTAAATTCGTTGAATCCCAAGTGGATCAGAAAATATACTGTTACCTATCATTTTGAGGTCGTGCAGTATTTGTT GTTTCGTGTGTATGACGTTGACAGTCACTTTCACAACATAGATGTCCAG ATAGTTACCAAATCAAACAGGTCATTGACCTTAGATCTTGTACAAAAAGATGAACTTATTCGACTAAATCGTACCAGAAATTTTGGAACACTCACCATTTATGCTGAGGAGTCTGTGAGCTCCAAGACCACAGCAGAGTTGATTTTGAGGTGTTCAGATTTGGAATTGAGGGATCTGTTCTCAAGAAGT GACCCTTTTCTAGTAATATCAAAAACTGGGGAGAATGGGGTCTCTATTCCAATTAGCAAAACAGAGGTTCTGAAAAATGACCTCAATCCAGTGTGGAAACCGTTGTTTCTGAATATTCAACAGGCTGGAAGCAAG GACAGTCCGTTAACTATAGAGTGTTTTAACTTCAACAGCAACGGGAAACACGACTTAATTGG GAAAGTCCAGAAATCACTAGCAGATCTGGAAAAGCTCCATTCCGTTGGGCAGGGGGAGCACTTATTCTTATCAACTTTTGTTGGACATAATCATGAAGACAAG GTATTAAAGAGTCGGATATTTGTGGACCAGTTTCGTGAAAGTGTGCAACACACGTTCCTGGATTACTTGTCTGGTGGATGCCAATTGAATTTCATGGTTGCAATTGATTTTACAG CTTCAAATGGGAATCCCCGCCTGCCTGATTCCCTGCATTACAATGACCCTTCTGGACGGCCAAATGCATATCAGAGA GCAATCTTAGAGGTTGGAGAGGTGTTGCAGTTCTATGATTCAGACAAACGCTTTCCTGCTTGGGGTTTTGGAGCCCGGCCAATTGATGGTCCAGTCTCTCACTGTTTTAACTTAAATGGAAGCAGCAATTACTGTGAG GTCGAAGGAATTCAAGGAATTATGATGGCATATACAAGTGCTCTTTATAATGTTTCACTTGCTGGGCCAACTCTTTTTGGTCCTGTGATTAGCACTGCTGCACAGATAGCTGGCCAGTCTCTTGCAGACAATCAACAAAAGTACTTTGTTTTATTGATAATCACG GATGGAGTTATAACTGATCTTCAAGAAACAAAAGATGCACTTGTGAAGGCGTCAGATCTACCATTATCTATCCTTATTGTTGGGGTTGGGGGCGCAGACTTCAAAGAGATGGAG ATTCTAGATGCAGATAAAGGTGAAAGACTTGAAAGTTCAACTGGACGGGTTGCATCACGCGATATTGTCCAGTTCGTTCCATTGCGAGATGTGATGA CAGGTGGAGAGATCTCTGTTGTTCAATCACTTCTAGCAGAATTGCCTTCCCAATTTCTAACCTACATGCGAAGCAGAGGTATTCGGCCGAATATCTGA
- the LOC127794964 gene encoding protein BONZAI 1-like isoform X2, translating to MGNCCSDVAGGRAAVGGAAAGNTGDGHNDAVNHFLTLRGYRGLFSQIELSLAASNLRDRDVLSRSDPMVVAYTKGKDGSLQELGRTEVVLNSLNPKWIRKYTVTYHFEVVQYLLFRVYDVDSHFHNIDVQMLKLDEQQFLGEATCTLSEIVTKSNRSLTLDLVQKDELIRLNRTRNFGTLTIYAEESVSSKTTAELILRCSDLELRDLFSRSDPFLVISKTGENGVSIPISKTEVLKNDLNPVWKPLFLNIQQAGSKDSPLTIECFNFNSNGKHDLIGKVQKSLADLEKLHSVGQGEHLFLSTFVGHNHEDKVLKSRIFVDQFRESVQHTFLDYLSGGCQLNFMVAIDFTASNGNPRLPDSLHYNDPSGRPNAYQRAILEVGEVLQFYDSDKRFPAWGFGARPIDGPVSHCFNLNGSSNYCEVEGIQGIMMAYTSALYNVSLAGPTLFGPVISTAAQIAGQSLADNQQKYFVLLIITDGVITDLQETKDALVKASDLPLSILIVGVGGADFKEMEILDADKGERLESSTGRVASRDIVQFVPLRDVMSGEISVVQSLLAELPSQFLTYMRSRGIRPNI from the exons ATGGGCAATTGCTGCTCCGACGTCGCCGGCGGACGGGCGGCCGTTGGCGGTGCCGCCGCTGGTAATACAGGCGACGGCCACAACGATGCCGTCAATCACTTCCTTACTCTTCGCGGCTACCGCGGCCTCTTTTCTCAGATCGAG TTATCATTGGCTGCTTCAAACTTGCGTGACAGGGATGTGCTTTCAAGG agTGATCCTATGGTAGTTGCTTACACAAAAGGAAAAGATGGTTCACTTCAAGAGCTTGGCCGCACCGAAGTTGTGTTAAATTCGTTGAATCCCAAGTGGATCAGAAAATATACTGTTACCTATCATTTTGAGGTCGTGCAGTATTTGTT GTTTCGTGTGTATGACGTTGACAGTCACTTTCACAACATAGATGTCCAG ATGCTCAAGCTGGATGAGCAGCAATTTCTTGGTGAAGCTACTTGTACATTGTCTGAG ATAGTTACCAAATCAAACAGGTCATTGACCTTAGATCTTGTACAAAAAGATGAACTTATTCGACTAAATCGTACCAGAAATTTTGGAACACTCACCATTTATGCTGAGGAGTCTGTGAGCTCCAAGACCACAGCAGAGTTGATTTTGAGGTGTTCAGATTTGGAATTGAGGGATCTGTTCTCAAGAAGT GACCCTTTTCTAGTAATATCAAAAACTGGGGAGAATGGGGTCTCTATTCCAATTAGCAAAACAGAGGTTCTGAAAAATGACCTCAATCCAGTGTGGAAACCGTTGTTTCTGAATATTCAACAGGCTGGAAGCAAG GACAGTCCGTTAACTATAGAGTGTTTTAACTTCAACAGCAACGGGAAACACGACTTAATTGG GAAAGTCCAGAAATCACTAGCAGATCTGGAAAAGCTCCATTCCGTTGGGCAGGGGGAGCACTTATTCTTATCAACTTTTGTTGGACATAATCATGAAGACAAG GTATTAAAGAGTCGGATATTTGTGGACCAGTTTCGTGAAAGTGTGCAACACACGTTCCTGGATTACTTGTCTGGTGGATGCCAATTGAATTTCATGGTTGCAATTGATTTTACAG CTTCAAATGGGAATCCCCGCCTGCCTGATTCCCTGCATTACAATGACCCTTCTGGACGGCCAAATGCATATCAGAGA GCAATCTTAGAGGTTGGAGAGGTGTTGCAGTTCTATGATTCAGACAAACGCTTTCCTGCTTGGGGTTTTGGAGCCCGGCCAATTGATGGTCCAGTCTCTCACTGTTTTAACTTAAATGGAAGCAGCAATTACTGTGAG GTCGAAGGAATTCAAGGAATTATGATGGCATATACAAGTGCTCTTTATAATGTTTCACTTGCTGGGCCAACTCTTTTTGGTCCTGTGATTAGCACTGCTGCACAGATAGCTGGCCAGTCTCTTGCAGACAATCAACAAAAGTACTTTGTTTTATTGATAATCACG GATGGAGTTATAACTGATCTTCAAGAAACAAAAGATGCACTTGTGAAGGCGTCAGATCTACCATTATCTATCCTTATTGTTGGGGTTGGGGGCGCAGACTTCAAAGAGATGGAG ATTCTAGATGCAGATAAAGGTGAAAGACTTGAAAGTTCAACTGGACGGGTTGCATCACGCGATATTGTCCAGTTCGTTCCATTGCGAGATGTGATGA GTGGAGAGATCTCTGTTGTTCAATCACTTCTAGCAGAATTGCCTTCCCAATTTCTAACCTACATGCGAAGCAGAGGTATTCGGCCGAATATCTGA
- the LOC127794964 gene encoding protein BONZAI 1-like isoform X1, translating to MGNCCSDVAGGRAAVGGAAAGNTGDGHNDAVNHFLTLRGYRGLFSQIELSLAASNLRDRDVLSRSDPMVVAYTKGKDGSLQELGRTEVVLNSLNPKWIRKYTVTYHFEVVQYLLFRVYDVDSHFHNIDVQMLKLDEQQFLGEATCTLSEIVTKSNRSLTLDLVQKDELIRLNRTRNFGTLTIYAEESVSSKTTAELILRCSDLELRDLFSRSDPFLVISKTGENGVSIPISKTEVLKNDLNPVWKPLFLNIQQAGSKDSPLTIECFNFNSNGKHDLIGKVQKSLADLEKLHSVGQGEHLFLSTFVGHNHEDKVLKSRIFVDQFRESVQHTFLDYLSGGCQLNFMVAIDFTASNGNPRLPDSLHYNDPSGRPNAYQRAILEVGEVLQFYDSDKRFPAWGFGARPIDGPVSHCFNLNGSSNYCEVEGIQGIMMAYTSALYNVSLAGPTLFGPVISTAAQIAGQSLADNQQKYFVLLIITDGVITDLQETKDALVKASDLPLSILIVGVGGADFKEMEILDADKGERLESSTGRVASRDIVQFVPLRDVMTGGEISVVQSLLAELPSQFLTYMRSRGIRPNI from the exons ATGGGCAATTGCTGCTCCGACGTCGCCGGCGGACGGGCGGCCGTTGGCGGTGCCGCCGCTGGTAATACAGGCGACGGCCACAACGATGCCGTCAATCACTTCCTTACTCTTCGCGGCTACCGCGGCCTCTTTTCTCAGATCGAG TTATCATTGGCTGCTTCAAACTTGCGTGACAGGGATGTGCTTTCAAGG agTGATCCTATGGTAGTTGCTTACACAAAAGGAAAAGATGGTTCACTTCAAGAGCTTGGCCGCACCGAAGTTGTGTTAAATTCGTTGAATCCCAAGTGGATCAGAAAATATACTGTTACCTATCATTTTGAGGTCGTGCAGTATTTGTT GTTTCGTGTGTATGACGTTGACAGTCACTTTCACAACATAGATGTCCAG ATGCTCAAGCTGGATGAGCAGCAATTTCTTGGTGAAGCTACTTGTACATTGTCTGAG ATAGTTACCAAATCAAACAGGTCATTGACCTTAGATCTTGTACAAAAAGATGAACTTATTCGACTAAATCGTACCAGAAATTTTGGAACACTCACCATTTATGCTGAGGAGTCTGTGAGCTCCAAGACCACAGCAGAGTTGATTTTGAGGTGTTCAGATTTGGAATTGAGGGATCTGTTCTCAAGAAGT GACCCTTTTCTAGTAATATCAAAAACTGGGGAGAATGGGGTCTCTATTCCAATTAGCAAAACAGAGGTTCTGAAAAATGACCTCAATCCAGTGTGGAAACCGTTGTTTCTGAATATTCAACAGGCTGGAAGCAAG GACAGTCCGTTAACTATAGAGTGTTTTAACTTCAACAGCAACGGGAAACACGACTTAATTGG GAAAGTCCAGAAATCACTAGCAGATCTGGAAAAGCTCCATTCCGTTGGGCAGGGGGAGCACTTATTCTTATCAACTTTTGTTGGACATAATCATGAAGACAAG GTATTAAAGAGTCGGATATTTGTGGACCAGTTTCGTGAAAGTGTGCAACACACGTTCCTGGATTACTTGTCTGGTGGATGCCAATTGAATTTCATGGTTGCAATTGATTTTACAG CTTCAAATGGGAATCCCCGCCTGCCTGATTCCCTGCATTACAATGACCCTTCTGGACGGCCAAATGCATATCAGAGA GCAATCTTAGAGGTTGGAGAGGTGTTGCAGTTCTATGATTCAGACAAACGCTTTCCTGCTTGGGGTTTTGGAGCCCGGCCAATTGATGGTCCAGTCTCTCACTGTTTTAACTTAAATGGAAGCAGCAATTACTGTGAG GTCGAAGGAATTCAAGGAATTATGATGGCATATACAAGTGCTCTTTATAATGTTTCACTTGCTGGGCCAACTCTTTTTGGTCCTGTGATTAGCACTGCTGCACAGATAGCTGGCCAGTCTCTTGCAGACAATCAACAAAAGTACTTTGTTTTATTGATAATCACG GATGGAGTTATAACTGATCTTCAAGAAACAAAAGATGCACTTGTGAAGGCGTCAGATCTACCATTATCTATCCTTATTGTTGGGGTTGGGGGCGCAGACTTCAAAGAGATGGAG ATTCTAGATGCAGATAAAGGTGAAAGACTTGAAAGTTCAACTGGACGGGTTGCATCACGCGATATTGTCCAGTTCGTTCCATTGCGAGATGTGATGA CAGGTGGAGAGATCTCTGTTGTTCAATCACTTCTAGCAGAATTGCCTTCCCAATTTCTAACCTACATGCGAAGCAGAGGTATTCGGCCGAATATCTGA